One region of Oryza glaberrima chromosome 7, OglaRS2, whole genome shotgun sequence genomic DNA includes:
- the LOC127780153 gene encoding phosphopantothenoylcysteine decarboxylase subunit VHS3-like: MAHQATQVYYLQYPSRRRDLRDWWVVYKMQPIRSLVIPSEDVCYQEEDLQGNLVVDLGNLFDEIIMSTNDSEYVVDPDEIEILQKQGNEEPSDNIGSDEIHEESDESGGEEGSEEQVDDGDDEDEDNDDEENRNDSEYDDDDY, encoded by the coding sequence ATGGCTCATCAAGCAACACAAGTATATTATCTGCAATATCCTTCCCGAAGGCGAGACTTGCGTGATTGGTGGGTTGTATACAAGATGCAACCAATTAGAAGCTTAGTCATCCCAAGTGAAGATGTCTGTTACCAAGAAGAGGATTTGCAGGGAAATTTAGTCGTAGATTTAGGGAACTTATTTGATGAGATTATAATGTCAACCAATGATTCTGAATATGTGGTTGATCCTGATGAAATTGAAATTCTACAAAAGCAAGGCAATGAGGAACCTTCAGATAACATTGGTAGTGATGAGATCCATGAAGAATCAGATGAAAGTGGTGGGGAGGAGGGTTCTGAAGAACAAGTTGATGATGGCGATGATGAGGACGAGGACAATGATGACGAGGAGAATAGAAATGATTCAgaatatgatgatgatgattattga